From Mucilaginibacter rubeus, a single genomic window includes:
- a CDS encoding sodium:solute symporter family protein, with amino-acid sequence MKLHLLDVAIIVLYLLSTIFIGLWYRKKARENKESYMLGGKSLPWYKLGLSDASDMFDISGTMWMVSLCFVYGMKSIWIPWLWPVFNQVFLMMYLSRWLRRSNAATGAEWLATRFGKTGPGVTGSNVVVIAFALLSCFGFLAYGFIGLGKFIEIFIPWDLVKAYVPFSVAPQYVPHVYGIIFTLFAMFYSIIGGMHSIVLGDMIKYGVMTAACIWIGFIAADKLNGNHLNVPDGWYSPFFGKNLGLSWTGIIDEVNNKIKADGYSLFGLFFMMMTFKGFFAAVAGPAPNYDMQKILSTRSPEEASKMSGFVNIILLPIRYSLIVSLTILGLLFYHQMDLKDAHGAIDFERILPAVINNFLPVGLVGLLLAGLLGAFMSTFSGTMNAAQAYIVNDIYLKYINPKASTKKIITANYLVGVFVVAVGVILGFFVKDVNSVLQWIVSALYGGYIASNVLKWHWWRFNANGFFYGMLSGILSAMIFSLIIPSVELLYWFPVLFAISLAGSIIGSYATAPTDVAVLRSFYTTVRPWGFWEPVKAMVLESDPSFAPNKNFKLNMFNVVIGTITQCCLTILPMYLILAQKTSLIVTVAILVVTITILKKTWWDKLKDY; translated from the coding sequence ATGAAGTTACACCTGCTTGATGTTGCTATTATAGTTTTATACCTGTTAAGCACCATTTTTATTGGTTTATGGTACCGTAAAAAAGCCCGCGAAAACAAGGAAAGCTATATGCTTGGCGGCAAATCTTTACCCTGGTATAAGTTGGGTTTAAGTGATGCCTCCGATATGTTCGACATCAGCGGCACCATGTGGATGGTGAGCCTGTGCTTTGTCTACGGCATGAAAAGCATCTGGATCCCCTGGCTTTGGCCCGTATTTAACCAGGTGTTTTTAATGATGTACCTGTCGCGCTGGCTTCGCCGGTCAAACGCGGCTACCGGTGCCGAATGGCTGGCAACACGCTTTGGCAAAACAGGGCCGGGTGTAACAGGCTCAAATGTAGTGGTTATCGCGTTTGCGCTGTTAAGCTGTTTTGGTTTTTTAGCTTACGGATTTATTGGTTTAGGCAAGTTTATAGAAATATTTATTCCCTGGGATTTGGTTAAAGCTTATGTGCCTTTCAGCGTTGCGCCTCAGTATGTGCCGCATGTATACGGTATCATATTTACGCTGTTTGCTATGTTTTACTCTATCATAGGCGGCATGCACAGTATTGTACTTGGCGATATGATCAAATACGGGGTTATGACAGCAGCCTGCATATGGATTGGTTTTATAGCAGCCGATAAGCTTAACGGGAATCACCTCAATGTGCCTGATGGCTGGTATAGCCCCTTCTTTGGTAAAAACCTTGGCTTAAGCTGGACAGGGATTATCGACGAGGTAAATAATAAGATCAAAGCAGATGGTTACTCACTGTTCGGTTTGTTTTTTATGATGATGACCTTTAAGGGGTTCTTTGCGGCAGTGGCCGGGCCGGCACCCAATTATGATATGCAAAAGATCCTCTCTACACGTTCGCCCGAGGAGGCCAGCAAAATGAGCGGCTTTGTAAATATCATATTGCTGCCTATCCGCTATTCGCTTATTGTAAGCCTAACCATATTGGGGCTGCTGTTTTATCACCAAATGGATTTGAAAGATGCCCATGGTGCTATCGATTTTGAACGCATTCTGCCGGCCGTGATCAATAACTTTTTACCTGTTGGTTTAGTCGGCTTATTGCTGGCCGGTCTGCTGGGCGCTTTCATGAGCACTTTCAGCGGCACTATGAACGCCGCACAGGCTTATATCGTGAACGATATCTACCTTAAATACATTAATCCTAAGGCATCTACCAAAAAAATCATTACGGCCAATTATCTGGTAGGTGTTTTTGTGGTAGCAGTAGGGGTAATCCTCGGCTTTTTTGTAAAGGATGTGAACAGCGTACTGCAATGGATAGTATCGGCGCTTTACGGCGGTTATATAGCGAGTAATGTGCTTAAATGGCATTGGTGGCGCTTTAACGCCAACGGGTTCTTTTATGGGATGCTTTCGGGGATCTTATCTGCTATGATCTTCTCGCTCATTATCCCGTCTGTTGAGCTGTTGTACTGGTTCCCGGTGCTGTTTGCTATTTCGCTGGCGGGTTCAATTATCGGCTCTTATGCTACAGCACCAACAGATGTGGCCGTGCTGCGGTCGTTTTATACCACGGTGAGGCCATGGGGCTTCTGGGAACCTGTAAAGGCTATGGTGCTGGAAAGTGATCCATCCTTTGCGCCTAATAAAAACTTTAAGCTGAATATGTTCAACGTGGTTATCGGCACTATAACACAATGCTGCCTAACCATATTGCCCATGTACCTGATACTGGCACAAAAAACATCCCTCATAGTTACCGTAGCCATACTGGTGGTTACCATAACCATACTGAAAAAAACATGGTGGGATAAATTAAAAGACTATTGA
- a CDS encoding glycosidase, which produces MTQEFNQRLSQLQAEQEQLINRKNQVEETGNGIFSRFKYPVLTAAHTPLEWRYDLDAKTNPHLMERFGINAVFNAGAIKFNGKYLMVARVEGADRKSFFAVAESEDGINGFKFWDYPIELPQTEDPDTNVYDMRLTLHEDGWIYGLFCTERRDPEAPSHDQSMAVAACGIARTKDLVKWERLPDLKTNSPQQRNVVLHPEFVDGKYALYTRPQDGFISAGTGGGIGFGLCDTMENAVVDTETIIHNKSYHTVYEAKNGQGPAPIKTAKGWLHLAHGVRNTAAGLRYVLYLFMTDLHDLTKVIYQPAGYFLAPVGDERVGDVSNVVFCNGWITDEDGTVYVYYASSDTRMHVATTTVDKLIDYAMNTPADGLRSASSVQAVYNIIDKNKGLGQLQEASA; this is translated from the coding sequence ATGACGCAGGAATTTAACCAAAGACTAAGCCAATTACAAGCCGAACAAGAGCAATTAATTAACCGGAAAAATCAGGTTGAGGAAACTGGCAACGGTATTTTCAGCCGGTTTAAATATCCTGTGCTTACAGCCGCCCATACCCCGCTTGAGTGGCGGTACGATCTTGATGCCAAAACCAATCCGCATTTAATGGAGCGCTTTGGTATCAACGCGGTATTTAATGCCGGAGCTATAAAGTTTAACGGCAAATACCTTATGGTAGCCCGCGTTGAAGGGGCCGATCGTAAATCGTTTTTTGCTGTAGCTGAGAGTGAAGATGGTATCAATGGTTTTAAATTCTGGGATTACCCTATCGAGTTGCCTCAAACCGAAGATCCGGATACCAATGTATACGATATGCGCCTTACCCTGCATGAGGACGGTTGGATCTATGGGCTTTTTTGTACCGAGCGCCGTGACCCTGAAGCCCCATCACATGATCAGTCGATGGCGGTTGCAGCCTGCGGTATTGCCCGTACAAAAGACCTGGTAAAATGGGAGCGCCTGCCCGATCTGAAAACCAATTCGCCCCAGCAGCGTAATGTGGTTTTACACCCTGAATTTGTCGACGGTAAATATGCTTTGTATACGCGTCCGCAGGATGGTTTTATAAGCGCCGGTACCGGCGGTGGCATAGGTTTTGGCTTGTGCGATACTATGGAGAACGCAGTAGTTGATACAGAAACCATCATTCATAACAAAAGTTATCATACAGTTTACGAAGCCAAGAACGGTCAAGGGCCTGCGCCAATCAAAACGGCAAAAGGTTGGCTGCACCTTGCTCATGGCGTACGTAACACTGCCGCGGGTTTACGCTATGTACTGTATCTGTTTATGACCGATCTGCATGACCTTACCAAGGTAATTTATCAGCCCGCAGGATACTTTCTGGCCCCGGTTGGTGACGAACGCGTAGGCGATGTATCAAATGTGGTGTTTTGCAATGGTTGGATAACCGATGAGGACGGAACGGTATATGTTTATTATGCGTCATCTGATACCCGCATGCATGTAGCTACCACTACAGTTGATAAGTTGATTGATTATGCGATGAATACACCTGCTGATGGCTTGCGTTCGGCCTCGTCGGTACAGGCGGTATATAACATCATTGATAAAAACAAAGGTTTGGGTCAGTTACAGGAAGCCAGCGCCTGA
- the nhaA gene encoding Na+/H+ antiporter NhaA: MKQSYPIDKITQPVSKFINQEHTGGIVLFISVIVAIIWVNSPFQHSYHELWDLKLSLGFDKYALDHPLHLWINDGLMALFFFVIGLELKREFMAGELSSIKKASLPMFAALGGMLVPALIFFLFNAGKPSAHGWGIPMATDIAFALALLSMSGKHIPSSVKVFLSALAVADDLGAVLVIALFYSSHIALMPLTVGVWLLVLLLIGNKMGIRSTAFYLIIGFAVWIAFLLSGVHATIAGVLVAFTIPARTRINEASYAQSVKQYLTDFEKQIPNNSTLITPEQHHLIDNIKKLSLDAETPLQKIEHALHPWVAFVIMPLFALANAGIVIGHDFFSSLINPVSMGVTIGLLAGKFTGVLLFTWLMVKFGAQLPAGSTWKQMTGVALLAGVGFTMSLFISALAFDQAEMIDQAKYGILLASLLAGISGLVVLKQKA; encoded by the coding sequence ATGAAACAAAGCTACCCTATTGATAAAATTACACAGCCGGTAAGCAAATTCATAAACCAGGAACATACCGGCGGCATAGTACTTTTCATCAGCGTTATCGTAGCCATTATATGGGTAAACTCGCCTTTTCAGCATAGTTATCATGAGCTTTGGGATCTCAAACTGTCCTTAGGTTTTGATAAATATGCTTTAGACCATCCCCTGCACCTCTGGATCAACGACGGCCTCATGGCTTTGTTCTTCTTCGTGATTGGCCTCGAACTGAAACGTGAGTTTATGGCCGGCGAATTGTCCTCTATAAAAAAAGCATCACTCCCTATGTTTGCCGCTTTAGGCGGAATGCTGGTACCTGCTTTGATCTTCTTCCTTTTCAACGCAGGTAAACCATCGGCCCATGGCTGGGGCATCCCGATGGCTACCGATATTGCTTTCGCATTGGCCTTATTGTCTATGTCCGGCAAACATATTCCCTCGTCGGTAAAAGTTTTCTTGTCTGCATTAGCAGTAGCCGATGACCTTGGGGCTGTTTTGGTTATTGCCCTGTTTTATAGCAGCCACATAGCGCTTATGCCGCTTACCGTTGGAGTTTGGTTATTGGTACTGCTACTTATCGGCAATAAAATGGGGATCAGGAGTACGGCCTTTTACCTTATCATAGGTTTTGCAGTTTGGATAGCCTTTTTACTTTCGGGCGTTCATGCAACCATTGCGGGTGTACTGGTAGCCTTTACAATACCCGCGCGCACCCGCATCAACGAGGCAAGCTACGCTCAATCGGTAAAACAATACCTGACCGATTTCGAAAAACAAATACCCAATAACAGCACCCTTATTACTCCCGAACAGCACCATCTGATTGACAACATAAAGAAACTAAGTCTTGATGCCGAAACTCCTCTTCAAAAAATTGAGCATGCACTGCACCCCTGGGTAGCTTTTGTAATTATGCCGCTTTTTGCTTTAGCTAACGCGGGGATTGTGATTGGTCATGACTTTTTTTCGTCGCTTATTAATCCGGTGAGCATGGGTGTAACCATTGGCTTGCTTGCCGGTAAGTTTACCGGCGTATTGTTATTTACCTGGCTCATGGTAAAGTTTGGCGCTCAACTCCCCGCAGGTTCAACATGGAAACAAATGACCGGCGTGGCTTTATTGGCAGGAGTCGGGTTTACCATGTCGTTGTTTATCTCGGCACTGGCTTTTGACCAGGCCGAAATGATTGATCAGGCTAAATATGGAATCTTGTTAGCTTCATTATTAGCAGGAATATCGGGATTGGTTGTTTTAAAGCAGAAAGCGTAA
- a CDS encoding glycoside hydrolase family 26 protein encodes MNSFFKGIIILCMLVSSSTVNAQLFEPADKKATAETRQLFYSMQRLLNVGVIFGHHDDLTYGVGWRDDAGRSDVKSVTGSYPAMYGWDLARIEHDSIHDINGIAFKQQKQFVKDVYARGGINTFCWHLDNPANGKTAWDTTQHTVKDLISGGAFNSVYVACLDRAANYLADMKGSEGEAIPIVFRPFHELTGNWFWWCKNTSTPEEFKTLWRFTIDYLRDKRKLHNLLIVFSAADFESEDEFLERYPGDAYADFIGFDNYCTQSVDGYQTKLDKRLGIIDAIAAKHRKISCLPETGYEGIPMANWWTDVLLKTLAKHKVSYVMAWRNGNDHHYYVPYPGQTSAYDFIKFYNSPQTIFQNRIAPLGIYGKPNWKY; translated from the coding sequence ATGAATAGTTTTTTTAAAGGAATAATTATTTTATGCATGCTGGTTAGTAGTTCAACTGTCAATGCGCAACTATTTGAACCTGCTGATAAAAAAGCCACTGCCGAAACCCGGCAGCTTTTCTATAGTATGCAGCGTTTGTTAAACGTGGGTGTCATATTTGGTCATCATGATGATTTGACTTATGGTGTTGGTTGGCGCGATGACGCTGGTCGTTCAGATGTGAAAAGCGTTACCGGATCATACCCGGCGATGTATGGCTGGGACCTGGCCCGGATTGAGCATGATAGTATTCACGATATTAACGGTATTGCTTTTAAACAGCAAAAGCAGTTTGTAAAAGATGTTTACGCGCGTGGAGGTATCAATACTTTCTGTTGGCACCTGGATAACCCTGCCAATGGTAAAACGGCCTGGGATACAACGCAGCATACGGTTAAAGATTTGATTTCTGGTGGTGCGTTTAATAGTGTTTATGTTGCCTGTCTGGATCGGGCTGCAAACTACCTGGCCGATATGAAAGGTTCTGAGGGCGAAGCGATCCCGATAGTGTTCCGCCCCTTTCACGAGCTTACGGGCAATTGGTTTTGGTGGTGCAAAAATACCAGCACGCCCGAGGAGTTTAAAACGCTGTGGCGCTTTACCATCGATTATTTGCGGGATAAAAGGAAATTACACAACCTGCTCATTGTGTTTTCGGCGGCTGATTTTGAATCGGAAGATGAGTTTCTGGAACGCTATCCGGGCGATGCTTATGCCGATTTTATAGGTTTCGATAATTATTGCACACAAAGTGTAGATGGTTACCAAACTAAACTGGATAAACGCCTGGGTATTATTGATGCCATTGCTGCTAAGCATCGTAAAATATCATGCCTGCCCGAAACCGGCTATGAAGGTATTCCCATGGCTAACTGGTGGACAGATGTGTTACTGAAAACCCTCGCTAAACATAAAGTTTCATATGTAATGGCGTGGCGCAACGGAAATGATCATCATTATTATGTGCCTTATCCCGGCCAAACCAGTGCCTATGATTTTATAAAGTTTTATAACAGTCCGCAAACCATTTTTCAAAATCGCATAGCTCCGCTGGGTATTTACGGTAAGCCGAACTGGAAATATTAG
- a CDS encoding AraC family transcriptional regulator: MMTSNVMREITPLTPSDCFTIFSRVKKKFDFPLHYHDEYELNLIINAKGAKRVVGGHIEVIEEVELALIGPNLYHAWFTHQCQSEDITEVTIQFHKDLFDEKFLKRNQLSFVKSMLERSQRGISFSAETIYALKDRITQLDKKTGFDSVLELLSILHDLSISRNMKMLSDPSFTNEKFYYNSRRIEKVFEHMNLNYNKQITLAEVAKIANMPEASFSRFIKKRTGKTFIDSLNEIRLGHASRMLIDSTTTVAEIAYKCGFNNISNFNRIFKRKKMCIPKEFRETYTGNRVFI; the protein is encoded by the coding sequence ATGATGACAAGTAATGTAATGCGAGAGATAACTCCGCTAACTCCAAGTGATTGTTTTACTATTTTTTCGAGGGTAAAAAAGAAATTCGACTTTCCGCTTCATTATCATGACGAGTATGAGCTTAACTTAATTATCAATGCCAAGGGCGCCAAAAGGGTAGTAGGTGGTCATATTGAGGTAATTGAAGAAGTGGAGCTGGCGCTGATTGGTCCTAATTTATATCATGCCTGGTTTACGCACCAATGCCAGAGCGAGGATATAACTGAGGTTACCATTCAGTTTCATAAAGATCTGTTTGATGAAAAGTTTCTGAAACGCAATCAGTTGAGTTTTGTAAAAAGCATGTTAGAGCGCTCGCAACGGGGGATTTCTTTTTCGGCGGAGACTATCTACGCGCTTAAGGACAGGATAACGCAGTTGGATAAAAAAACAGGGTTCGACTCAGTGTTGGAGCTATTATCTATCCTGCATGATCTGTCTATCTCCCGTAACATGAAAATGCTGTCGGATCCAAGCTTTACCAACGAAAAGTTTTATTACAATAGTCGTCGTATCGAGAAGGTATTTGAGCATATGAACCTCAACTACAATAAGCAAATAACACTTGCTGAGGTAGCCAAAATTGCCAATATGCCAGAAGCTTCGTTTAGCAGGTTTATAAAAAAACGCACCGGTAAAACCTTTATCGATAGTTTAAACGAGATCAGGCTTGGTCACGCCTCCAGGATGCTTATTGATTCAACTACTACTGTGGCCGAAATAGCTTACAAATGCGGTTTTAATAATATCTCAAATTTCAACAGGATCTTTAAGCGCAAAAAGATGTGTATCCCCAAAGAATTCAGGGAAACCTACACTGGGAACCGAGTATTTATTTAA
- a CDS encoding alpha-L-arabinofuranosidase — MKLIKMFITVLPFALVMMACKKGNKPAPDPTPVVVDQGNGGATGPITAPTDPSVAATQGFFLDDWQGKTFTKPATVDAAKPTISTSITVTADFSQVVSKVSKYLFGNNINPFTGQYTDAGTVTNIANLSPNIIRAPGGSISDIYFWDLAASAKPADVPDHPLKADGSVDSGTGYWSGNVNDSWSLSLSNYYNLLQKTNTTGIITVNYAYARYGTSDDPVATAAHLAAQWVRYDKGKTKYWEVGNECYGNWEACYRIDVSKNKDGQPAIITGDLYGRHFKVFADSMRKAAADIGAIIKIGAVLHESADNSNPTIVANWNPGVLGQIGDKADFFIVHNYYTNYNENSNALTILNTAPASSKTMMDYVKGAIQMAGVLQKPIALTEWNIFSSGSKQQISNIAGVHAVMVLGEIIKDQYGQASRWDLANGWSTTPAGDDHGLFSYGQPDAPDFTPRPAFYYMYYFQKFFGDRMISSSVSGSSDIVSYASSFNSGEAGVVLVNKSTADQVVNISFKNYYTGNNYYYYTLKGGTDNGEFSTKVMVNDNGPAIAYGGPSNYKTIAASSTATSGGIKVNVPARAVVFLVADKK, encoded by the coding sequence ATGAAATTAATAAAGATGTTCATAACGGTTTTGCCTTTTGCCCTCGTGATGATGGCTTGTAAAAAAGGCAACAAGCCCGCGCCTGATCCAACTCCGGTTGTTGTTGACCAGGGTAATGGCGGCGCTACCGGGCCTATCACAGCGCCAACTGATCCTTCAGTAGCTGCAACACAAGGTTTTTTTCTTGACGACTGGCAAGGTAAAACCTTCACTAAACCGGCTACTGTTGATGCCGCAAAGCCAACAATCAGTACCTCAATAACTGTTACTGCCGATTTTAGCCAGGTGGTTTCAAAAGTGTCTAAATACCTGTTCGGCAATAATATCAACCCTTTTACGGGGCAGTATACCGATGCCGGTACTGTAACCAATATTGCTAACTTGTCGCCAAATATTATCCGTGCACCGGGGGGAAGTATCTCGGACATCTATTTCTGGGATTTGGCCGCTTCCGCCAAACCTGCTGATGTGCCCGATCATCCTTTGAAAGCGGATGGTTCGGTTGATAGCGGAACGGGTTATTGGAGTGGTAATGTGAATGATAGCTGGTCGTTGAGTTTAAGCAATTATTACAATCTGCTTCAAAAAACAAATACTACCGGTATTATCACGGTAAATTATGCCTATGCAAGGTATGGTACCAGCGATGATCCTGTTGCTACCGCGGCGCATCTTGCTGCGCAGTGGGTGCGTTATGATAAGGGTAAAACAAAATATTGGGAGGTTGGCAATGAGTGTTATGGCAATTGGGAAGCCTGTTACCGTATTGATGTAAGCAAAAACAAGGACGGGCAGCCTGCGATTATTACCGGCGATTTGTACGGGAGGCATTTTAAAGTTTTTGCCGATTCGATGCGTAAAGCTGCCGCTGATATCGGTGCAATCATAAAAATTGGCGCTGTGCTGCATGAAAGTGCCGATAATTCAAATCCAACTATTGTAGCTAACTGGAATCCCGGTGTGTTGGGGCAGATAGGAGACAAGGCCGACTTTTTTATAGTTCATAACTACTACACCAACTATAATGAAAACTCAAACGCCTTAACTATACTTAATACTGCTCCGGCATCATCAAAAACAATGATGGATTATGTTAAAGGGGCCATACAAATGGCAGGAGTGCTGCAGAAACCGATAGCGCTTACCGAATGGAATATATTTTCGTCGGGCTCAAAGCAGCAGATTTCCAACATTGCGGGTGTACATGCTGTAATGGTTTTAGGCGAAATTATTAAAGACCAGTACGGGCAGGCCAGCAGATGGGACCTGGCAAACGGTTGGAGCACCACGCCTGCTGGTGACGATCATGGCCTGTTTAGCTATGGACAGCCCGATGCACCGGATTTTACGCCACGCCCGGCATTTTATTATATGTACTATTTCCAGAAGTTCTTCGGCGACAGGATGATCAGTTCGTCGGTAAGCGGAAGTTCGGATATTGTAAGCTATGCCTCGTCATTTAATTCGGGCGAAGCAGGTGTGGTGTTGGTTAATAAAAGCACAGCCGACCAGGTGGTGAATATCAGTTTTAAAAACTATTATACAGGCAATAATTACTATTACTACACCCTAAAAGGAGGTACAGATAACGGCGAGTTTTCGACTAAGGTAATGGTGAATGATAATGGCCCGGCCATTGCGTACGGAGGCCCTTCAAATTATAAAACCATCGCCGCAAGCTCAACTGCTACCAGTGGTGGCATCAAAGTAAATGTGCCGGCAAGGGCGGTGGTCTTCTTGGTAGCCGATAAGAAATAA
- a CDS encoding IPT/TIG domain-containing protein, producing MKKIFQQSKTYYWMLSVLMVFGMASCRKYNDRGTGGTGAPKITRVRYISKTDTIKNVSHPVNLDSANVYDDIKLVKFDSTVTQGRLNTQYAIIGENLLNTTHVYFNGTEVYFNPALVSDKTIIVTIGSNVPFGPSQSNKLTVVTTQGKVDYDFSIAQPPPVITTFAPLAAGAGDIVTITGSVFNDVISVKFDDTPAEIVGTPTATEIKVKVPAGIVQAYVYVTTAGGTTKSAASFGFKYLIYGDDLTLYWGGNGGGYDGYGSTRDYASTAHVKRGTHAIAVNVDNGYGALQLGYGGATLNVAASGLTSIKVSIYGGANFKTGDRVQLVVNGGYDKAVPLTIVPGAYTDFTIPLSSLGNPSTISEITFQTLGVAAPATFYVDDLGFI from the coding sequence ATGAAAAAGATATTTCAACAATCTAAAACATATTACTGGATGCTGTCGGTTTTGATGGTATTTGGTATGGCCTCGTGCCGTAAATATAACGATAGGGGTACCGGTGGTACCGGCGCACCTAAAATTACCAGGGTAAGGTATATCAGTAAAACAGATACCATTAAAAATGTTTCGCACCCGGTAAACCTTGATTCGGCCAACGTTTATGACGATATCAAGCTGGTTAAGTTTGATTCGACAGTAACGCAGGGTCGTTTAAATACCCAATATGCTATTATTGGCGAAAACCTGCTGAACACCACGCATGTATACTTTAACGGTACCGAGGTTTATTTTAACCCTGCCCTGGTAAGCGATAAAACCATTATTGTTACCATAGGCTCAAATGTGCCATTCGGACCAAGCCAGTCAAACAAGCTTACAGTTGTAACCACGCAAGGTAAGGTTGATTATGATTTTAGCATAGCGCAGCCACCTCCGGTAATTACCACATTTGCGCCACTTGCAGCCGGCGCGGGCGATATTGTGACTATAACCGGCAGCGTGTTCAACGATGTTATCAGCGTTAAGTTTGATGATACCCCGGCCGAAATTGTAGGCACGCCAACAGCTACCGAAATAAAGGTTAAAGTGCCCGCGGGTATTGTTCAGGCTTACGTGTATGTAACCACAGCAGGTGGTACAACCAAGTCTGCAGCTTCATTCGGCTTTAAGTATTTGATTTATGGCGATGACCTTACGCTGTATTGGGGCGGCAATGGTGGTGGCTATGACGGATACGGCAGTACCCGCGACTATGCCAGCACAGCCCATGTAAAACGTGGTACACATGCTATTGCAGTTAATGTTGATAACGGCTACGGCGCATTGCAGTTGGGTTATGGTGGCGCTACTTTAAACGTTGCAGCATCGGGCTTAACCTCAATAAAAGTATCAATTTATGGAGGTGCCAACTTCAAAACCGGCGATAGGGTGCAGTTGGTTGTAAATGGCGGTTATGATAAGGCTGTACCGCTTACTATTGTACCAGGCGCTTATACGGATTTTACCATCCCGCTAAGCAGCTTAGGCAATCCATCAACCATATCCGAAATTACTTTCCAGACATTAGGCGTTGCGGCACCAGCAACTTTCTATGTTGATGATCTTGGATTTATTTAA
- a CDS encoding AGE family epimerase/isomerase, with protein sequence MAQSLNIISEDRLNTFSNELTDELKNILSYWLNYTVDEVNGGFWGKIDNDNQVTAYAAKGSVLNARILWSFSVAYNQNPQGDYLRAAGRAYDYIKTCFVDNEFGGVYWSVDYKGGKLDTKKQVYANAFVIYALSEYYIASKLETVKEEAIGLYQLLVAKSYDQDKTGYFEAFTYDWQPLGDLRLSAKDANEKKTMNTHLHVLEAYTNLYRIWPDGGLKAQIETLINNFFDHFIDAVTGHLVLFFDEDWNRRSDTVSYGHDIEATWLLLEAAEVIGNNEMIAKINNVCIAIAEATMQGLDADGGLWYEYEPVEDHLIEEKHWWVQAEAIVGFYNAWQVSGNEKYLQVALNNWAFVKDKILDKQNGEWFWGIKADGSIMPGEDKAGLWKCPYHNSRACIEIIKRIKTLK encoded by the coding sequence ATGGCTCAATCATTAAACATCATTTCAGAAGATCGGCTTAATACCTTCAGCAACGAGCTAACAGATGAATTAAAAAACATCCTTAGCTATTGGCTCAATTATACAGTTGATGAAGTGAATGGTGGTTTTTGGGGCAAGATTGATAATGATAACCAGGTTACAGCATACGCGGCCAAAGGTTCGGTGTTAAACGCCAGAATCCTGTGGAGTTTTTCGGTTGCTTATAATCAAAACCCCCAAGGGGATTACCTGCGGGCAGCCGGCAGGGCATATGATTATATCAAAACATGCTTTGTTGATAATGAGTTTGGTGGTGTTTACTGGTCAGTTGATTATAAAGGCGGTAAGCTCGATACCAAGAAACAGGTATATGCCAATGCCTTTGTTATTTATGCGCTAAGTGAATACTATATCGCCTCAAAGCTTGAAACTGTAAAGGAAGAGGCCATCGGTCTGTATCAGCTTTTGGTAGCTAAAAGTTATGATCAGGACAAAACCGGGTACTTCGAAGCCTTCACGTACGATTGGCAACCGCTTGGTGATTTGCGGCTGAGCGCCAAGGATGCCAACGAAAAAAAGACCATGAACACCCACCTGCACGTACTTGAAGCTTATACCAACCTGTACCGCATCTGGCCTGATGGCGGACTTAAAGCGCAGATAGAAACCCTGATCAATAACTTCTTTGATCATTTTATTGATGCTGTAACGGGCCACCTTGTGCTGTTTTTTGATGAGGACTGGAACCGCCGCTCGGATACGGTATCGTATGGACATGATATCGAGGCTACCTGGCTTTTGCTGGAGGCTGCCGAAGTTATCGGTAACAATGAAATGATAGCAAAGATCAATAACGTTTGCATCGCGATAGCAGAAGCAACTATGCAAGGTTTGGATGCAGATGGCGGCTTATGGTATGAATATGAGCCGGTAGAAGATCATCTCATTGAAGAAAAACATTGGTGGGTACAGGCCGAAGCTATAGTTGGTTTTTACAATGCATGGCAGGTGAGCGGTAATGAAAAATACCTTCAGGTTGCCCTCAATAACTGGGCTTTTGTAAAAGATAAAATATTAGATAAACAAAACGGCGAATGGTTTTGGGGCATTAAAGCAGATGGTAGCATTATGCCCGGCGAAGATAAAGCCGGTCTCTGGAAATGCCCATATCATAACAGCCGGGCGTGTATAGAAATTATTAAACGGATAAAAACATTGAAATGA